Part of the Cohnella candidum genome, ACGACCCGGCGGGGCAAGCAATTCAACTCGATGGTCTACGGGGAGATTGATCCGTTTAACGGAGCGGGACGTTATGACGTGCTGATCCCCGCTGAAGACGCGCGGGACCTCGGGATCGGAGACGGAGACGCCGTCGTGGCGTACAACCGGCACGGCATCTTCCATGGACGGGCCAAGTTCGAGCCGCTGGCGCGCGGGAATATCGGCCTCTATTGGCCGGAAAGCAACGCGCTGTTTCCCAAAGGAGTCTACGAGCCGTTCGCGGGCATTCCGGAATACAACTCTTACGTGGTCGTGGAGAAGGCGGAAACTTTCCATGCTCTGAAGGATTCCCGTTACGTGGAGAAACGCGTGGCGGAACTTGAATTGGAGACTCCGGAATGAGCGGCGCTTGGCCGACCATTAAGGTCAACGGACCGGACGTCTTCCGGCGAGAAGACGAGATCGCGGAGGAGTTCCCGCTTACGATCCGCCTTGACGGGGAGGAATTCGCGACCCTCGTCTGCTCTCCGAGCGATCTCGAAGATCTCGTGGTCGGTTTTCTGGCTTCCGAGGGTGTCATCCTCACGGCTGAGGATATCCGGGAGATGTCCCTCGACGAGGAGCGGGGTTTCGCTTACGTGAACCTGCATCGCCCTCAATCAACGGGCAAGGATTTCTATTCCAAAAGGCTGATCGGCTCCTGCTGCGGCAAGAGCCGCCAGTTCTACTTCCATAACGACGCGCGTACGGCCAAGACGGTTACGGGAGGCATCAACGTCACCGCGGCCGATTGCTTCGCTTACATGCGGCTGCTTCAAGAGAACTCTGCAGACTTCCGCCTGACGGGCGGCGTGCATAATGCGGCGCTGTGCCGGGACGGCGAGCTCGTGGAGGCGCGTTCGGACATCGGCCGGCACAACGCGCTCGACAAGATTTTCGGACACTGCCTCCGGCATCGCATCCCGGCCAAAAACCACGCCATCGCGTTCAGCGGCCGTTTGTCCTCCGAGGTCGTGCTCAAAGCGGCCAAAATCGGCTCCGCCGTCCTGCTTTCCAAATCGGCGCCGACCGACCTGGCCCTCCGGCTCGCGGAGGACCTGGGCATTACGTGCGCCGGCTTCATCCGGGGCGGCTCCATGAATATTTACACCCATCCGCACCGGATCTTGCTTTGATGATTTAAGCGTCTTCGCAAGCGATATGCAGCACCGCGCTGAAGGTCTCCCCCGGCTCCACGCCGAGGAGGCCTTTGTTGTCGTTCAGCGCCTCGTTCAGCGCCGTCCACGGCTCCACGCAGACGAACGGCTTTCCTTCCACCGCCCACAGGACGACATAACGGAATGACTCGCTGTACGACATATGGATCGCGGCTTCCGTCGACAGGGGGAATGCGATTTCCGGACGGGTCGCGTCGAGCAGGGCGGCGGATTCTTTCATTTCCGTCAAGTCGATCACGCCTTCGAACGGTTTGATGACGCCGTCATTATAATCCAAGTACCGGGTCGCGTCCGTCACGTACGGGAGGCTTTTGCCCTCTGTCGCGAAGTAGGGATGGAATCCGGCCACCATCGGCATCGAACGGTCGGATAGGTTGCGGTATTCCTGCTCGATGGAAAGG contains:
- the fdhD gene encoding formate dehydrogenase accessory sulfurtransferase FdhD, which translates into the protein MSGAWPTIKVNGPDVFRREDEIAEEFPLTIRLDGEEFATLVCSPSDLEDLVVGFLASEGVILTAEDIREMSLDEERGFAYVNLHRPQSTGKDFYSKRLIGSCCGKSRQFYFHNDARTAKTVTGGINVTAADCFAYMRLLQENSADFRLTGGVHNAALCRDGELVEARSDIGRHNALDKIFGHCLRHRIPAKNHAIAFSGRLSSEVVLKAAKIGSAVLLSKSAPTDLALRLAEDLGITCAGFIRGGSMNIYTHPHRILL
- a CDS encoding aldose epimerase, whose protein sequence is MSAASRYEIAKSMDQYPILELIDHETDSSVLLCPDRGGIVIGARLNGRETLYLDKETFYDPEANIRGGIPVLFPICGQLRQGQYEWEGVTYKMKNHGVARNRPWETAVTGIDGSAWATLVLRSSPDTLESYPFDFELRFTYRLKAGVLSIEQEYRNLSDRSMPMVAGFHPYFATEGKSLPYVTDATRYLDYNDGVIKPFEGVIDLTEMKESAALLDATRPEIAFPLSTEAAIHMSYSESFRYVVLWAVEGKPFVCVEPWTALNEALNDNKGLLGVEPGETFSAVLHIACEDA